One part of the Anopheles coustani chromosome 2, idAnoCousDA_361_x.2, whole genome shotgun sequence genome encodes these proteins:
- the LOC131263907 gene encoding 37 kDa salivary gland allergen Aed a 2-like, translating to MITSGTILLALSSLNLAAHTAAAWNALDPEQMRFVYSRCFEDNLPAGPKRAAYVKNWIQWQLEPNDETTHCFAKCVLEGIQLYDPLAKKFRSKRITIQHEAFKAFTGAKDDEVARYKAAVASLKVGSGSCTDVFNTYLPVLKQFHDVSQLVYLSVSAVAAKIYEADPNVKRKGESFMEYCAKRAWKGKNKKDECKARKYELTGSNELKQAIDCIFRGFRYINENGFNPDEIVRDFKLVNKANLESQVRSVLSKCSGDTAYDFYSCLLRSDVKEEFKNAFDFREIRSVDYSYLVVGNVYDHAKVKEEMAKADAKVC from the exons ATGATTACATCAGGAACAATCCTACTTGCACTTTCGAGTTTAAATCTCGCAGCTCAT ACTGCTGCCGCCTGGAATGCGCTGGATCCGGAGCAAATGCGGTTCGTCTATTCGCGTTGCTTCGAGGATAATCTGCCCGCCGGACCTAAAAGAGCAGCCTATGTGAAGAATTGGATACAGTGGCAGCTGGAGCCCAATGACGAAACGACCCACTGCTTTGCTAAGTGTGTACTGGAGGGTATTCAGCTTTACGATCCACTGGCCAAAAAGTTCCGG TCCAAAAGAATCACCATACAACATGAAGCGTTCAAGGCGTTCACTGGAGCCAAGGATGATGAAGTGGCCAGGTACAAAGCGGCGGTTGCTTCTCTTAAAGTCGGCAGTGGTAGTTGCACTGATGTGTTCAACACGTACTTGCCGGTGCTCAAACAGTTCCACGATGTCAGTCAACTAGTCTACCTGAGTGTTTCGGCCGTAGCTGCCAAGATCTATGAAGCGGATCCGAATGTAAAGCGGAAAGGCGAATCGTTTATGGAGTACTGTGCGAAGCGGGCCTGGAAAggcaaaaataagaaagatgAGTGTAAAGCTCGGAAGTACGAGCTGACCGGAAGCAACGAATTGAAGCAGGCAATCGATTGCATCTTCCGAGGATTTAGATACATCAATGAGAATGGATTTAAT CCTGATGAAATTGTTCGCGACTTCAAACTGGTTAACAAAGCCAACCTCGAGTCTCAAGTGCGATCGGTACTCTCGAAATGTTCAGGTGATACAGCGTACGATTTTTATTCCTGCCTTCTGCGGAGCGATGTCAAGGAAGAGTTCAAAAATGCGTTCGATTTTCGAGAGATCCGCTCGGTAGATTATTCCTATTTAGTGGTAGGAAACGTCTACGATCACGCCAAGGTGAAGGAAGAAATGGCTAAAGCTGACGCTAAGGTTTGCTAA
- the LOC131262914 gene encoding 37 kDa salivary gland allergen Aed a 2-like: MIGIVILCALFIAHGANAQGQWKALNPEQALFIYTRCQEDNLPSGPSRAEYITNWHQFKLEPNDAITQCYTKCALEGLGVYDGKDKEFRSNRIITQHEAYRSIIGANDDEVAQFKQAVSELNAGSGSCADVYNAYLPVHNRFVGVIRQLYHGTVEGVAKIYAADPSIKKKGESYFAYCEKRVYGDSNKDDLCKARQYELTGSAQLKDSIDCIFRGLRYMNENGINVDEIVRDFKLVNKGDLEGNVKLTLLKCRGGRAYDYYTCLVNSEMKEDFKKAFDFREVRSANYAYLVQGKVYDPASVAAEVAKADATVC; encoded by the exons ATGATCGGAATTGTGATTTTGTGTGCGCTTTTTATTGCCCACGGAGCAAAT GCTCAAGGCCAGTGGAAGGCGTTAAATCCCGAGCAAGCCCTTTTTATCTATACCAGATGTCAGGAGGATAACCTTCCATCCGGACCTAGCCGAGCTGAATACATCACCAATTGGCACCAGTTTAAGCTGGAACCCAACGATGCGATAACCCAGTGCTACACCAAGTGCGCCCTCGAAGGTTTAGGAGTGTACGATGGCAAGGATAAAGAGTTTAGG TCCAACAGAATCATCACCCAACATGAAGCCTATAGATCGATCATCGGAGCCAACGATGATGAAGTGGCGCAGTTCAAGCAGGCAGTTTCTGAACTCAACGCCGGCAGTGGTAGTTGTGCTGATGTGTACAACGCCTACTTGCCAGTTCACAACCGTTTTGTTGGTGTAATACGACAGCTTTACCATGGCACCGTCGAAGGAGTGGCAAAGATTTACGCCGCAGATCCAAgcataaagaaaaaaggagaGTCCTACTTTGCGTACTGCGAGAAGCGCGTTTATGGGGACAGCAACAAGGACGACCTGTGCAAGGCTCGGCAGTACGAACTCACCGGAAGCGCACAGTTGAAGGACTCCATCGATTGCATTTTCCGAGGACTTCGCTACATGAACGAAAATGGTATAAAT GTTGATGAAATCGTTCGGGACTTCAAACTCGTCAACAAAGGCGACCTCGAGGGGAATGTTAAATTGACCCTTTTAAAATGTAGAGGTGGCAGGGCCTATGATTACTACACGTGTCTGGTTAACAGCGAAATGAAGGAAGATTTCAAGAAAGCTTTCGACTTCCGCGAGGTTCGTTCCGCCAACTATGCTTACCTGGTACAAGGCAAGGTATATGATCCAGCTTCGGTAGCGGCAGAGGTGGCCAAAGCTGATGCCACAGTTTGCTAA